In Gordonia iterans, the following proteins share a genomic window:
- the alaS gene encoding alanine--tRNA ligase produces the protein MQTHDIRKRFLDHFIRAGHTEVPSASLILDDPNLLFVNAGMVPFKPYFLGDQTPPYQRATSVQKCVRTLDIDEVGITTRHNTFFQMAGNFSFGDYFKREAIEFAWSLLTDPVEEGGYGIDPEKLWPTVYLDDDEAETIWRDVIGVPAERIQRRGMKDNYWSMGVPGPCGPCSEIFYDRGPEYGIEGGPEADEDRYIEIWNLVFMQNERGAGGAKEDYEILGPLPKKNIDTGMGIERVACILQGVDNVYETDLLKPVIDLASELSGRAYGAGSGDVRPARSAPGAGDDDVRFRVIADHSRTAVMLIGDGVVPGNDGRGYVLRRLLRRVVRSMRLLGADQPTMGAIVERVIELMSPSYPELAEQRDHIRSVAVAEETSFAKTLASGSKLFADAAAGTKKAGGTRISGDDAFALHDTYGFPIDLTLEMAAEAGLEVDRDGFAELMAEQRSRAKADATARKSGHADLSVYRDFLDRGPTEFTGFDELVSQARVLGMIAGGERVRSATPGTELEVILDRSPLYAESGGQLADTGAITTATGARLRVKDVQKLNKRVWLHKVVVEEGEVVEGDEVLASVDAGWRHGATQGHSGTHLVHAALRQILGPTATQAGSLNRPGYLRFDFHAAAPLSESQRAEIEQISNEAVEANYRVNTFETDLAKAKQMGALALFGENYGDQVRVVEIGGPFSMELCGGTHVESSAQIGPVTVIGEGSVGSGVRRVEAYVGMDSLRYLSKERALMAGLASSLKVPSEQVPDRVEQLVTRLREAEKALDAVRAEQARAAVVGLIDDAETVEGTLVVAGRIADGVDANGLRGLATELRGKVADRDAVVALFSVDGEKVPFVVATTDAARDRGLKAGDLVREVAPLVSGRGGGKPDLAQGSGSDAGGIDAALRRVREVVGDRHHGSARRP, from the coding sequence GTGCAGACGCATGACATCCGGAAGCGCTTCCTGGATCACTTCATCCGGGCCGGACACACCGAGGTGCCCAGCGCCTCGCTGATCCTCGACGATCCGAACCTGCTGTTCGTCAACGCGGGAATGGTGCCGTTCAAGCCGTACTTCCTGGGCGACCAGACCCCGCCCTATCAGCGCGCCACGAGCGTGCAGAAGTGTGTGCGGACGCTGGACATCGACGAGGTCGGCATCACCACTCGCCACAACACCTTCTTCCAGATGGCCGGGAACTTCTCGTTCGGCGACTACTTCAAGCGCGAGGCCATCGAGTTCGCCTGGTCGCTGCTCACCGATCCGGTCGAGGAGGGCGGCTACGGCATCGACCCGGAGAAGCTGTGGCCGACGGTGTACCTCGACGACGACGAGGCCGAGACCATCTGGCGCGACGTGATCGGCGTTCCGGCCGAGCGCATCCAGCGCCGCGGCATGAAGGACAACTACTGGTCGATGGGCGTGCCCGGCCCATGCGGCCCCTGCTCGGAGATCTTCTACGACCGCGGCCCGGAATACGGGATCGAAGGGGGCCCGGAGGCCGACGAGGATCGCTACATCGAGATCTGGAATCTCGTGTTCATGCAGAACGAGCGCGGAGCCGGCGGCGCCAAAGAGGACTACGAGATCCTCGGGCCGCTGCCGAAGAAGAACATCGACACCGGCATGGGCATCGAGCGGGTGGCCTGCATCCTGCAGGGCGTCGACAACGTCTACGAGACCGACCTGCTCAAGCCGGTCATCGACCTGGCCTCCGAACTCAGCGGACGGGCCTACGGTGCGGGCAGCGGTGACGTTCGGCCCGCTCGCTCCGCTCCCGGCGCCGGTGACGACGATGTGCGCTTCCGCGTGATCGCCGACCACTCGCGCACGGCCGTCATGCTGATCGGCGACGGCGTGGTCCCCGGCAACGACGGCCGCGGGTACGTCCTGCGGCGGCTGTTGCGCCGCGTCGTGCGCTCGATGCGCCTGCTCGGTGCGGATCAGCCGACCATGGGCGCGATCGTCGAGCGGGTGATCGAACTGATGAGTCCGTCGTACCCGGAACTGGCCGAGCAGCGCGACCACATCCGGTCGGTCGCCGTCGCCGAGGAGACCAGCTTCGCCAAGACACTGGCCTCGGGCTCCAAGCTCTTCGCCGACGCGGCTGCGGGCACCAAGAAGGCCGGCGGCACCCGGATCAGCGGCGACGACGCCTTCGCCCTGCACGACACCTACGGCTTCCCGATCGATCTGACCCTGGAGATGGCCGCCGAAGCCGGTCTCGAGGTCGATCGCGACGGCTTCGCCGAGTTGATGGCCGAGCAGCGCAGCCGCGCCAAGGCCGACGCGACCGCCCGCAAGTCCGGCCACGCAGATCTTTCGGTCTACCGCGACTTCCTCGATCGCGGGCCGACAGAGTTCACCGGCTTCGACGAGCTGGTGTCCCAGGCACGGGTGCTGGGCATGATCGCCGGTGGCGAGCGGGTGCGGTCGGCGACACCGGGCACCGAACTGGAAGTGATCCTCGATCGCAGTCCGCTCTACGCCGAGTCCGGCGGCCAGCTCGCCGACACCGGCGCCATCACCACGGCCACCGGTGCGCGGCTGCGCGTCAAGGACGTGCAGAAGCTGAACAAGCGGGTGTGGCTGCACAAGGTGGTGGTCGAGGAGGGCGAGGTCGTCGAGGGCGACGAGGTGCTCGCCTCGGTGGACGCGGGCTGGCGGCACGGCGCGACCCAGGGCCACTCGGGCACCCACCTCGTGCACGCCGCGCTGCGGCAGATCCTCGGTCCCACCGCGACCCAGGCCGGTTCGCTGAACCGCCCCGGATACCTGCGCTTCGACTTTCACGCCGCGGCGCCGCTGTCGGAGTCGCAGCGCGCCGAGATCGAGCAGATCAGCAACGAGGCCGTGGAGGCGAACTACCGGGTCAACACCTTCGAGACTGATTTGGCCAAAGCCAAACAGATGGGCGCGCTCGCACTGTTCGGGGAGAACTACGGCGACCAGGTTCGGGTGGTGGAGATCGGCGGACCGTTCTCCATGGAGCTGTGCGGCGGCACCCACGTCGAGAGCTCGGCACAGATCGGACCGGTCACCGTGATCGGCGAAGGGTCGGTCGGGTCCGGCGTCCGCCGTGTGGAGGCGTACGTGGGGATGGACTCGCTGCGCTATCTCTCCAAGGAACGGGCGCTGATGGCAGGTCTGGCATCCTCGCTGAAGGTGCCGTCCGAGCAGGTGCCCGACCGCGTCGAGCAGTTGGTGACCCGGCTGCGCGAGGCCGAGAAGGCCCTGGACGCGGTGCGTGCCGAGCAGGCGCGCGCGGCGGTCGTCGGCCTGATCGACGACGCCGAGACGGTGGAGGGCACGCTGGTCGTGGCCGGGCGGATCGCCGACGGCGTCGACGCCAACGGCCTGCGCGGGCTGGCCACCGAACTGCGGGGCAAGGTCGCCGATCGCGATGCCGTCGTCGCGCTGTTCTCGGTGGACGGCGAGAAGGTGCCCTTCGTCGTCGCCACCACCGACGCGGCGCGCGATCGCGGACTCAAGGCCGGTGACCTGGTCCGCGAGGTGGCGCCGCTGGTCTCCGGTCGCGGCGGCGGAAAGCCGGACCTGGCGCAGGGCTCGGGAAGCGACGCCGGCGGCATCGACGCGGCACTTCGCCGGGTGCGAGAAGTGGTAGGGGATCGGCACCACGGCTCCGCTCGGCGACCGTGA
- the aspS gene encoding aspartate--tRNA ligase produces MLRTHLAGSLRRENANQTVTVAGWVARRRDHGGVVFIDLRDASGLVQVVFRDEQVAEAAHRLRAEYCVQVTGTVEVRPEGSENANLASGAVEINARELVVLNESAPLPFQLDEHPGEEARLRYRYLDLRREGPARALRLRSQANAAARDVLAANQFVEIETPTLTRSTPEGARDFLVPARLQPGTFYALPQSPQLFKQLLMVAGMERYYQIARCYRDEDFRADRQPEFTQLDVEMSFVDEDDVIALAEQILVALWKLIGYQIPTPIPRITYAEAMRRFGSDKPDLRFGIELVECTEYFAETPFRVFRAPYVGAVVMPGGAGQPRRQLDAWQEWAKQRGAKGLAYVLVQEDGALTGPVAKNLSDAEREGLAAHVGAQPGDCIFFAAGAVKPMRALLGAARNEIADKLGLIKPGEWAFTWVVDAPLFEPADDATASGDVAVGTGAWTAVHHAFTSPKPESLENLEADPGGALAYAYDIVCNGNEIGGGSIRIHRRDVQERVFEIMGIDHDEAQEKFGFLLDAFAFGAPPHGGIAFGWDRITALLAGEPSIREVIAFPKSGGGVDPLTDAPAPITPEQRKESGIDAKPKAAPKTESPNAEAHSGTAEPAKVQ; encoded by the coding sequence GTGCTTCGCACCCATCTCGCCGGGTCACTCCGTCGTGAGAACGCCAACCAGACCGTCACCGTCGCAGGTTGGGTCGCCCGCCGCCGGGATCACGGAGGGGTCGTGTTCATCGATCTGCGCGACGCCTCCGGGCTGGTGCAGGTGGTCTTCCGCGACGAGCAGGTGGCCGAGGCGGCCCACCGGTTGCGCGCGGAGTACTGCGTCCAGGTGACCGGCACCGTCGAGGTGCGCCCGGAGGGCAGCGAGAACGCGAACCTGGCCTCCGGCGCCGTCGAGATCAACGCGCGTGAGCTCGTCGTGCTCAACGAATCGGCGCCGCTGCCGTTCCAGCTCGACGAGCATCCGGGCGAGGAGGCGCGCCTGCGGTACCGCTACCTGGACCTGCGGCGGGAGGGTCCGGCGCGGGCGCTGCGACTGCGTTCGCAGGCCAACGCCGCGGCCCGGGACGTGCTGGCCGCCAACCAGTTCGTGGAGATCGAGACCCCGACGCTGACCCGGTCGACGCCGGAGGGTGCGCGAGACTTCCTGGTGCCGGCCCGCCTGCAGCCCGGAACGTTCTACGCGTTGCCGCAGAGTCCGCAGTTGTTCAAACAGCTGCTGATGGTGGCCGGGATGGAGCGCTACTACCAGATCGCCCGCTGCTACCGGGACGAAGACTTCCGCGCCGATCGCCAGCCCGAGTTCACCCAGCTCGACGTCGAGATGAGCTTCGTCGACGAGGACGACGTGATCGCCCTCGCCGAGCAGATTCTGGTCGCATTGTGGAAACTGATCGGCTACCAGATCCCGACGCCGATCCCGCGCATCACCTACGCCGAGGCCATGCGCCGGTTCGGCAGCGACAAGCCCGACCTGCGCTTCGGCATCGAGCTCGTCGAGTGCACCGAGTACTTCGCCGAGACGCCGTTCCGGGTCTTCCGGGCGCCCTACGTCGGCGCCGTGGTGATGCCGGGCGGCGCCGGGCAGCCGCGACGTCAACTGGACGCCTGGCAGGAGTGGGCCAAGCAGCGCGGAGCCAAGGGGCTGGCGTACGTCCTGGTCCAGGAGGACGGTGCGCTCACCGGTCCGGTCGCCAAGAACCTCTCCGACGCCGAGCGCGAAGGCCTGGCAGCGCATGTCGGTGCGCAGCCGGGTGACTGCATCTTCTTCGCGGCAGGCGCCGTGAAGCCGATGCGTGCGCTGCTGGGGGCGGCACGCAACGAGATCGCCGACAAGCTGGGTCTGATCAAGCCCGGGGAGTGGGCGTTCACCTGGGTCGTCGACGCGCCGCTGTTCGAGCCGGCCGACGATGCGACGGCATCCGGAGACGTCGCCGTCGGGACCGGTGCGTGGACCGCAGTGCACCACGCCTTCACCTCGCCCAAGCCGGAGTCGCTGGAGAACCTCGAGGCCGATCCGGGAGGGGCCCTGGCCTACGCCTACGACATCGTCTGCAACGGCAACGAGATCGGCGGAGGCTCGATCCGCATCCACCGTCGCGACGTGCAGGAGCGGGTCTTCGAGATCATGGGGATCGACCACGACGAGGCGCAGGAGAAGTTCGGCTTCCTGCTCGACGCCTTCGCCTTCGGCGCACCGCCGCACGGCGGCATCGCCTTCGGCTGGGATCGCATCACCGCCCTGCTGGCCGGTGAGCCGTCGATTCGCGAGGTGATCGCGTTCCCGAAGTCCGGCGGCGGCGTGGATCCGCTGACCGACGCGCCCGCACCGATCACCCCTGAGCAGCGCAAGGAGTCGGGCATCGACGCCAAGCCCAAGGCGGCCCCGAAGACCGAGTCCCCGAACGCCGAGGCGCATTCCGGTACCGCCGAACCCGCGAAGGTTCAGTAG
- the hisS gene encoding histidine--tRNA ligase: MSGEFTAPKGVPDYFPPASADFLTVRNALTDAAHRAGYGHIELPIFEDTALFARGVGESTDVVSKEMYTFADRGGRTVTLRPEGTAGVMRAVIQHGLDRGQLPVKVCYSGPFFRYERPQAGRYRQLQQVGVEAIGVDDPALDAEVIAVADEGYRRLGLSGYRLELTSLGDDTCRPQYREVLQEFLLGLDLDEATRERARLNPLRVLDDKRPEVKEMTAGAPLMIDHLSESAREHFAAVGKHLDQLGVKYELNPRLVRGLDYYTKTTFEFVHDGLGAQSGIGGGGRYDGLMKQIGGKQDLSGIGFGIGVDRTVLALAAEDVSVAGQGRVQVYGVPLGADAKDELVAVAGRLREHGISVDLAYGDRGLKGAMKAADRSGARLALVLGANELAERTVEVKDLATGEQSSIALDEVVADLSARLA, from the coding sequence GTGAGCGGAGAATTCACCGCACCCAAGGGGGTGCCGGACTACTTCCCGCCGGCCTCCGCCGACTTTCTGACCGTCCGCAACGCCTTGACCGACGCTGCACACCGCGCCGGCTACGGCCACATCGAGCTGCCGATCTTCGAGGACACGGCGCTCTTCGCGCGCGGCGTCGGGGAGTCCACGGACGTGGTCAGCAAGGAGATGTACACCTTCGCCGACCGCGGAGGCCGGACCGTCACGCTGCGGCCGGAGGGCACCGCCGGGGTGATGCGCGCGGTGATCCAGCACGGTCTCGATCGTGGACAGCTCCCGGTCAAGGTCTGCTACTCCGGACCGTTCTTCCGTTACGAGCGACCGCAGGCCGGGCGGTACCGACAGCTGCAGCAGGTGGGCGTCGAGGCGATCGGCGTCGACGATCCCGCCCTGGACGCCGAGGTGATCGCCGTCGCCGACGAGGGTTATCGGCGGCTCGGCCTGTCCGGCTACCGGCTGGAGCTGACCTCGCTCGGCGACGACACGTGCCGGCCGCAGTACCGGGAAGTGTTGCAGGAATTCCTCTTGGGCCTTGATCTGGACGAGGCCACGCGCGAGCGCGCCCGGCTCAATCCGCTGCGCGTGCTCGACGACAAGCGGCCGGAGGTCAAGGAGATGACTGCCGGTGCGCCGCTGATGATCGATCACCTCAGCGAGTCCGCGCGTGAGCACTTCGCTGCCGTCGGCAAGCACCTCGACCAGCTCGGGGTGAAGTACGAACTGAATCCGCGCCTGGTCCGCGGCCTGGACTACTACACCAAGACGACGTTCGAGTTCGTGCACGACGGCCTCGGCGCGCAGTCCGGCATCGGCGGCGGCGGGCGGTACGACGGACTGATGAAGCAGATCGGCGGCAAGCAGGACCTCTCCGGCATCGGCTTCGGCATCGGCGTGGACCGCACGGTGCTGGCGTTGGCCGCCGAGGACGTCTCGGTGGCCGGGCAGGGACGGGTGCAGGTCTACGGTGTGCCGCTGGGCGCCGACGCCAAGGACGAGCTGGTGGCCGTCGCGGGGCGGCTGCGTGAGCACGGCATCAGCGTGGATCTCGCCTACGGCGACCGCGGCCTCAAGGGGGCGATGAAAGCCGCCGACCGGTCCGGCGCCCGGCTCGCGCTGGTTCTGGGGGCGAACGAGCTGGCCGAGCGCACCGTCGAGGTGAAGGATCTCGCGACGGGCGAGCAGTCTTCGATCGCGCTCGACGAGGTCGTCGCCGACCTCTCCGCACGCCTGGCCTGA
- the mltG gene encoding endolytic transglycosylase MltG: protein MPPVPGTPRRASRTRHRGRRAPGDPTTTGSIPLVRTEPDLPDPTVDYRRPERSKNPYLEIRYAEPALPELSVRGFTAPPARPAPEPHPAPETSSAQVRPAAATRPAPLAHPAAEPLHRAPDPAPVHRAPDPEPRPAAHAAPPSSFEAHARAASPTTDELPAIPAERATSAEIGATPLDALDTEWMPATNAVSPADVTPTTEQDALVAGPATTVTTGPHTGFDILDDAPRRGAHAAGGPGGDGPGGDGPGDEGTAQGMPASRNNRKVLIAGLAVVLVLVLAGGFALHALGVFDSRKDFASDTGGQPTLVAIPEHSSLRDMGQILADAGVVGSQHAFVNAAGSQALSGGYYRLPTGISGAAAVEKMANGDKEYRVGRLVIPEGAQLDSKKGVDGKVTPGIFAEIEAATTVEADGTSYGVTAEELQQAAATATVGELGVPDWAKAPVEKLAGDHRRLEGLIASGAWEDLDPRLNAQELLHSLITRSVARFETWGLLSANNSGLMPYDTLIVASIVEAEVSQPDDYAKVARVILNRLEREQRLQMDSTVNYTAEITDIDVRGKAFSDKNEWNTYQRDGLPATPIGAVGERALESVENPAQGDWLYFVTVDKQGTTLFARTFERHKRNREVACRNKLVVTGCS, encoded by the coding sequence ATGCCTCCGGTGCCGGGCACACCGCGGCGAGCCTCGCGAACCCGCCATCGCGGGCGTCGCGCCCCAGGGGATCCGACGACGACCGGCAGCATCCCGCTGGTCCGGACCGAGCCGGATCTGCCCGACCCGACGGTCGACTACCGCCGTCCGGAACGGTCGAAGAACCCTTACCTGGAGATCCGGTACGCCGAGCCGGCGCTCCCGGAGTTGAGCGTCCGCGGTTTCACCGCACCGCCGGCTCGCCCGGCACCCGAGCCGCACCCGGCACCCGAAACCTCGTCAGCGCAGGTGCGTCCGGCCGCGGCCACTCGCCCCGCACCCCTCGCTCACCCCGCGGCGGAGCCGCTTCACCGAGCCCCCGATCCCGCGCCGGTTCACCGCGCCCCGGATCCGGAGCCGCGTCCGGCGGCGCACGCCGCACCGCCGTCGTCGTTCGAGGCGCATGCACGCGCCGCGTCTCCGACGACCGACGAGCTGCCGGCGATCCCGGCCGAGCGCGCTACCTCCGCCGAGATCGGCGCGACCCCGCTCGACGCCCTCGACACCGAGTGGATGCCGGCTACGAACGCGGTGTCGCCGGCCGACGTCACCCCGACCACCGAGCAGGACGCCCTGGTCGCCGGACCGGCCACGACCGTCACCACTGGGCCGCACACCGGCTTCGACATCCTCGACGACGCCCCGCGCCGCGGCGCGCACGCGGCCGGCGGACCGGGTGGCGACGGTCCCGGCGGCGACGGACCGGGAGACGAGGGCACCGCGCAGGGCATGCCGGCGTCGCGGAACAATCGCAAAGTGCTCATCGCCGGTCTCGCGGTGGTCCTCGTGCTGGTCCTGGCAGGCGGATTCGCGCTGCACGCGTTGGGGGTGTTCGACTCCCGGAAGGACTTCGCCTCGGACACCGGCGGACAACCCACGTTGGTGGCGATTCCGGAACATTCGTCCCTGCGCGACATGGGCCAGATCCTGGCCGATGCGGGGGTGGTGGGGAGCCAGCACGCATTCGTGAACGCGGCCGGCTCGCAGGCGCTCTCCGGCGGATATTACCGATTGCCCACCGGGATCTCCGGCGCCGCAGCCGTCGAGAAGATGGCGAACGGCGACAAGGAGTATCGGGTCGGCCGTCTCGTGATCCCCGAAGGCGCCCAGCTGGACTCGAAGAAGGGCGTCGACGGAAAGGTCACTCCCGGGATCTTCGCCGAGATCGAAGCCGCCACCACGGTCGAGGCCGACGGGACCTCCTACGGCGTCACGGCCGAGGAGCTGCAGCAGGCCGCGGCGACCGCGACGGTCGGCGAGCTCGGTGTGCCGGACTGGGCCAAGGCCCCGGTGGAGAAGCTCGCCGGCGACCATCGCCGGCTCGAGGGCCTGATCGCCTCGGGCGCGTGGGAGGATCTCGATCCGCGGCTGAACGCCCAGGAACTGCTGCATTCGCTGATCACCCGCAGCGTCGCCCGGTTCGAGACGTGGGGCCTGCTCAGCGCCAACAATTCGGGGCTGATGCCGTACGACACGCTGATCGTCGCCTCCATCGTCGAGGCCGAGGTGAGCCAGCCCGACGATTACGCCAAGGTGGCCCGGGTGATCCTGAACCGACTGGAACGGGAACAGCGTCTGCAGATGGACTCCACTGTCAACTACACCGCCGAGATCACCGACATCGACGTGCGCGGCAAGGCGTTCAGCGACAAGAACGAGTGGAACACCTATCAGCGCGACGGGCTGCCGGCGACGCCGATCGGCGCGGTGGGCGAGCGTGCCCTCGAATCAGTCGAGAACCCGGCACAGGGCGACTGGCTCTACTTCGTGACCGTCGACAAGCAGGGCACCACCTTGTTCGCCCGGACTTTCGAGCGGCACAAGCGCAACCGCGAGGTCGCCTGCCGGAACAAGCTCGTCGTCACGGGCTGCAGCTGA
- the ruvX gene encoding Holliday junction resolvase RuvX, which produces MIAPRGRRLGIDVGSVRVGVAVCDPDGILATPVETVQRTSDDADVRRIAVIAAEYEVVQVVIGLPRTLRNTEGAAVEAARAFGEAIAAAIDPVPVIYHDERLTTVTAAGALRASGRKGKAARAVIDQAAAVAILQGWLDTHRSGGWGASD; this is translated from the coding sequence GTGATCGCTCCGCGGGGACGGCGCCTCGGCATCGACGTCGGGAGCGTCCGGGTGGGCGTCGCAGTCTGCGATCCGGACGGGATCCTGGCGACGCCGGTGGAGACCGTGCAGCGGACGTCCGACGACGCCGACGTGCGCCGGATTGCGGTGATCGCCGCCGAGTACGAGGTGGTGCAGGTGGTGATCGGTCTGCCGCGAACCCTGCGGAACACCGAGGGCGCGGCCGTGGAGGCCGCGCGCGCCTTCGGAGAGGCGATCGCCGCCGCGATCGACCCGGTGCCGGTGATCTACCACGACGAACGACTCACGACGGTGACCGCGGCCGGTGCTCTGCGTGCCAGTGGCCGCAAGGGAAAGGCTGCGCGCGCCGTCATCGATCAAGCCGCCGCGGTCGCTATCCTTCAGGGATGGCTCGACACGCACCGCAGCGGAGGATGGGGCGCCAGTGACTGA
- a CDS encoding replication-associated recombination protein A → MNDDPGLFADPAVAAAAGPGAVDSAVPGAPSRPLAVRMRPESLDEIVGQQHLLGERAPLRRMIDGSGASSVLLYGPPGTGKTTMASLISRATGGRFEALSALSAGVKEVRAVIDMARRRLAQGQQTVLFIDEVHRFSKTQQDALLDAVENRIVLLVAATTENPSFSVVAPLLSRSLVLQLQPLSDDDVAAVVNRAVESPRGLAGSVELTDDALDHLIAVAGGDARRALTALEATADGVLRDAAEAAGEGDGDPDPVLIEVSDVESAIDRAAVRYDRDGDQHYDVISAFIKSIRGSDVDAALHYLARMIAAGEDPRFIARRLMIHASEDIGMADPTALQSAVAAAQVVQLVGMPEARLALTQATIHLATAPKSAGVVKAMGESAADIAAGRIGSVPAHLRDGHYGGAKDLGHAVGYKYPHEYPGGVVAQQYAPDPLVGRDYYHPSDHGFERELGPRVARLRGIVRRITKGPRTR, encoded by the coding sequence ATGAACGACGATCCCGGGCTGTTCGCCGATCCGGCCGTCGCGGCCGCCGCCGGTCCCGGTGCCGTGGACTCCGCGGTTCCGGGTGCGCCGAGCCGCCCGCTCGCGGTCCGGATGCGGCCCGAGTCGCTCGACGAGATCGTCGGGCAGCAGCATCTGTTGGGCGAGCGCGCGCCGCTGCGGCGCATGATCGACGGCTCCGGTGCGTCGTCGGTGCTCCTGTACGGTCCGCCCGGCACCGGAAAGACGACCATGGCCTCGCTGATCAGCCGGGCGACCGGGGGCCGGTTCGAGGCGCTGTCGGCCCTGTCCGCGGGGGTCAAAGAGGTGCGCGCGGTGATCGACATGGCCCGGCGGCGGCTCGCCCAGGGACAGCAGACCGTGCTCTTCATCGACGAGGTCCACCGGTTCTCCAAGACCCAGCAGGACGCGCTGCTGGACGCGGTGGAGAACCGCATCGTGCTGCTGGTGGCGGCGACCACCGAGAACCCGTCGTTCTCCGTCGTCGCTCCGCTGCTCTCGCGTTCGCTGGTGCTGCAGCTGCAGCCGTTGTCCGACGACGACGTCGCCGCGGTGGTCAATCGTGCGGTCGAGAGCCCGCGCGGGCTGGCCGGATCGGTCGAGCTGACCGACGATGCACTCGATCACCTGATCGCGGTGGCAGGCGGAGACGCCAGGCGCGCGCTGACGGCGCTCGAAGCGACCGCCGACGGCGTCCTGCGGGATGCGGCCGAAGCAGCCGGTGAGGGGGACGGCGATCCCGACCCGGTGCTCATCGAGGTGTCCGATGTGGAGTCGGCGATCGATCGCGCGGCCGTCCGGTACGACCGTGACGGCGATCAGCACTACGACGTGATCAGCGCCTTCATCAAGTCGATCCGCGGTTCCGACGTCGACGCGGCACTGCACTATCTGGCCCGGATGATCGCCGCCGGGGAGGACCCGCGCTTCATCGCCCGCCGGCTGATGATCCATGCCAGCGAGGACATCGGCATGGCCGACCCGACGGCGCTGCAGTCGGCGGTCGCGGCCGCCCAGGTGGTGCAGCTGGTCGGCATGCCGGAGGCGCGCCTGGCCCTCACTCAGGCGACCATCCATCTGGCGACCGCGCCGAAATCGGCGGGTGTGGTGAAGGCGATGGGCGAGTCCGCGGCCGACATCGCCGCCGGGCGAATCGGGAGCGTCCCGGCGCACCTGCGCGACGGTCACTACGGGGGCGCCAAGGACCTCGGTCACGCGGTCGGCTACAAGTATCCGCACGAGTATCCCGGTGGCGTCGTGGCCCAGCAGTACGCGCCGGATCCGCTGGTCGGACGCGACTACTACCACCCGAGCGACCACGGCTTCGAGCGCGAACTGGGACCGCGCGTGGCACGCCTGCGCGGCATCGTGCGCAGGATCACAAAGGGCCCGCGCACGCGGTGA
- the ypfJ gene encoding KPN_02809 family neutral zinc metallopeptidase translates to MTFQGSGGFDTGGVSAGGGGNGGKIALGGGAGLLLTVVALLFGLNPGDLTGSSPNSYQQANETGTNAELQQHIDSCTVEKANAGDSVCIITATVASLNEVWPTLMKGYTSPKTVIFSGAVTTACGHATSAMGPFYCPADETAYFDPTFFADLKRMGGSDGAAAQEYVVAHEFAHHVENLTGVLAKGQRMGNDGSVRIELQADCLAGVWFHHAQRGSGKGFIEPLTDQQISNIIQTAKAIGDDTIQGANSNPEGWTHGSSAQRVRWFTIGYDSGEPRRCDTFATNDL, encoded by the coding sequence GTGACTTTCCAGGGCAGTGGTGGATTCGACACCGGCGGTGTCAGTGCAGGCGGTGGCGGCAACGGCGGCAAGATCGCGCTCGGCGGCGGCGCGGGCCTGCTGTTGACCGTCGTCGCGCTGCTGTTCGGCCTCAATCCCGGTGATCTGACCGGTTCGAGCCCGAACTCGTACCAGCAGGCGAACGAGACCGGCACCAACGCCGAACTGCAACAGCACATCGACTCGTGCACCGTCGAGAAGGCGAACGCCGGCGACTCGGTCTGCATCATCACGGCGACCGTGGCGAGCCTGAACGAGGTCTGGCCGACGCTGATGAAGGGCTACACCTCACCGAAGACGGTCATCTTCAGCGGCGCGGTCACCACCGCGTGTGGTCACGCGACGTCGGCGATGGGCCCGTTCTACTGTCCCGCCGACGAAACGGCGTACTTCGACCCGACGTTCTTCGCCGACCTCAAGCGGATGGGCGGCTCCGACGGGGCGGCCGCACAGGAGTACGTGGTGGCGCACGAGTTCGCGCACCACGTGGAGAACCTCACCGGGGTTCTCGCCAAGGGCCAGCGCATGGGCAACGACGGCTCGGTCCGCATCGAACTCCAGGCCGACTGCCTGGCCGGAGTGTGGTTCCACCACGCGCAACGCGGATCGGGCAAGGGATTCATCGAACCGTTGACCGACCAGCAGATCTCGAACATCATCCAGACGGCCAAGGCCATCGGCGACGACACGATCCAGGGCGCCAACTCCAACCCCGAGGGCTGGACGCACGGCTCGTCGGCGCAGCGCGTCCGGTGGTTCACCATCGGCTACGACAGCGGCGAACCCCGCCGGTGCGACACCTTCGCCACCAACGACCTGTAG